The genomic segment GCAACGTTCCGCGCCCAGCTTGCCCCAACATTTAGCAATCTTAGGCACCGTGGTTCCTTGCCCTTGGAACCACCCGAAACACCCACTGAGCCATAGTCATCCCTGGGCCTTGGCCCCTAGCCCTTGGCCTTGACTTGGCTTAGTTACAGTTACCCCTCTATATATGTCTTAGAGGGAAACTTACAACCGTTAGTAGAGGCACTCCTTTTTCCCCAACTAACTTAGAGGCACCTGATGCCTCTAAAACTTTCCCCAGCCCATACATAGGCTAGGAAAACATTATCCAACACTTATCCACGCATTCCCAACAAATGTCACTTTCAGCCTTCCCACCTAGGCCATGGCTGGCTGAACTTGGCCACGGACGCGCGCGTTCCGTCTGGACCACGCTCTAAGGGGCTAACAGACCACCCCCACTTGAAGAGGTTGACGCCCTCGTCAACTTGGCTTGCTCCGCACCTTTCTCAGGTACTCAGCAACTTTGTTCTCAAACTGCCACAAGGTCACGTCTCGTTCCCAAGTAGCATCCAACTCGGTCTCACCCTTCCACTGGACTAGATAATCTGTCCGTCTATTCTTTTTGCTCTGCCCCATGGTTCTATGATCCAGCACTGCCTCCACCTCTTTCTGGAACTGCTTGCGGATCACTGGTGGAGCACGTTTTGCCTGCTTCCGTCCTTCATCCATCTCGTCCTGGTTGAAGGGTTTCAAGAAGCTCACATGGAAGGTCGGGTGGATCTTCAGCCTGTCGGGCAGCTTCAATCGATAGGCTACACGACCCACCTTCTTGACCACCTCGAACGGTCCATCGTACTTTGGAATGAGCCCACGATGGACTGTTTTGCTGCTTACTTTCTTCCAAATTTGGGGAGTCAATTTCAGCATCATTTGATCTCCCACATGGAACTCCAAGTCCCGTCTATGTTGATCCGCATACTTCTTCATGCGTTGTTGCGCCACCAGCAAGCTATCCCTTGCTTCGTCCACCAACTCGTGCTTGGCACGAGCAAACCGGTGCGCAGCTGGGCAACGACTCCCGCCTTGAAGTGCAACTTCATGCGGAGTCAGAGGTTGTTGCCCGTTGACCAACTCGAACGGACTCAGCTTGGTTGCGGATGTCCTGTGGAAGGATGGCGCCGTGGGAACTGAGCTCGGTCGTTTATGGATAGCTTCCACTGGGGGCAGAAGTGCATGGGGTGTTGGTGCTTGACCGGCCGAACTTGGGAGTCGAAGAGTAAGGTGCTCTGAGGTTGCCATAGGTTAGGAGGAGCATCAGCCCGGGCCTGCTCCTCGGCGGTGTTCACGCCGTAGTGGCCGGCCTGTGCAGACTCAGGCGTCGACCCCTCCTCCCGAGCTGGAGACGAGATCGTCTCCACTCTGGCTCTCTTGACGgtgattttcttctttttcttcttcccagTCTCCGCAGCTTTGGATGACTGAGCCGGGGCTAGTTGGATTGGTGGAACAGGTGTCGAGCTGGCTGGGATGCTGGAAGGAACTTGAGCGGGAGTGGACGAACTGCCCCCAATAGTCAACAGCTGCGAAAATCTCTTCACTGCACAGAAGTAAGGCTCAAGTGGTTAAAACTACCACGCGAATTGAAGACAGTAAGCAAATGATAAAGGGAAAGAAGATTACAGGTGGCCAGCTCGTCCGGAGTGAGAGCTGTGTTTTCGGAGGACGGATCCGAGGTGTTAGCTCGGATCACTCCTGAGGCCCAGAGTTGGGCATTATTGAACTCCTTCACGCCCAGTTTCATGTCCGAGTTGAGTAGGCGAGTAAGTTCGGGTGCAGGAAGCGGAGAAGGAATGGGATCAGACACTTGAGTCTCCACTCTCCAGGTCGGGGGAGGGAGACCTAGATTTTTTACGAAAAAGAACTGGGGTTTCCAGTCTTTGATGGATGAAGGAGCTCCCGCGAACAGTTCGCGGGTGGGGGTTTTTGCTCTACTTCGGCGAGCGAAGTAGAACCACCCGGGCACTTTTCCGCTGACCTTCATCTGGAAGAAGGCTCGGAACAAGTCAAGGGAAAAAGAGATCTCAAGCGCCCGACAGAGAATGAAGAAGCCTATAATGGAACGGACAGCGTTTGGGATGAGCTGAGTTATACGGATACCCCAAAAGGTGAGGATCTCAAAAAGAAAGTTGGGGATGGGAAGACGGAGACCGGCCATCAGCTGATCCCTGTAGATCGCCACGAACCCGGGAGGAGGTCGGCTGGCGACCTCTCCAGGACGGGCGGCCCTGGGTTCAAACTGGGCAGGAATTTCATATTTCTCTACCAGTTCGTCAACATCTTTCTGCTCCAGGGCCGGAGGAATAGTGTCGACCTCACCAAAGTCGCCACTAGGTCCCCCAGAGGCCCCTGTGGCCGTTTGGTCAGGAGCTGCCGAATAGGTTGCTCGGACGAACCCATTGTTCTAGCAGGAGACAAAATGGGAGAAGGAACGAACTCTGACCCGGACCAGCTAAAAGAAGGAAGAGAACTAGAAGAGGTGGACGAACTGATATCTACGAGAACGGGGGAAGCTACCCTACGGCCAATGGCTGAACTGGTAACGTCAGAGCGATCGGAAGAAGAGGAAgacataaaaaggaaaaagggaactTACTGGTGAGAGGAGGAGATCGGGTGAAGGGCTGATCTAAGAAGTGCGCGAACTAACCCGAGGCTCTGAAAGCAGGATGAACTcttggaagaaaagaaaacgaagAAGCGAACCGGGAGGCAAAGGGAGCGAGCTAGTGAAATGAAAGAAGGAGAGTGAAAATGATGCCTGGGGGGTCCTATTTATAGGCAACGACAGCGCGGGAAAATGAAAAGGCGCGCATTTATTTCGAATTTATCGGGAACCGTCGTGATGTGGCGTGGTGACGGTTGAAGTGACAGGTGAGTGAACCGACGCGACGGTTACTCGAGCGCGTGCCAGGCGGGGGCCCCACGACGAACTTGAAATTCGGCCTAGACTCCCTCGACTACTCGGTGACTCTAGACCAAAATgtgggggctagtgtagtgggtcccacattcaCGTCAGTTCTGCCTTTCATTTGTCAGGCCGTCTCCTTCTCGTATCAGTTCGGCAGAGAAAAGCTGATCCGTCTCGATGGCCAGCTCGGGATAGTCATATGGCAGCCCACTAGGTTGACCGAGCTGAGAATGAATGGGCCTGGTGGGCCGCGCCGTCCGAACTTATCGGAACTAGTTAGCGGAGCCCTAGAAGGAGTCCCGCTATGGAAGACTCCTTGTCCTGCTAGGAAACTACTACCTCCGACTCTATAAATACAACGCATTGCGAAGATGCTAGATACTCTATTTCTTTTGAACACATACTCACTTCGATTCCAAGCTTTTAttgacttgatcgtcggagatGCTCCGAGGGACCAACCCCGCCGCATCTTTGCTTATAGGTCGGCACGGCCACCCTGTTCCCTATCAGCTAGCTCGGCAGAACCacagctcagctcggatctcgtttttggcagtcgcatcagGATCGAATCTCATAATGTTAGTTATAGTAGAGTTAGAAGTCTTGTGTTGGGTTATTGACTTATTGTACGAAGCAGAAGTGGCCTCTAGCTTTGTCCTAGAGTATAGCCTCTGCGTCTGTCTTTTAGCCTTAAGAAGAAGTAGCAACCTCCGTTGGTTTTTTGTATCGTGTAGCCAAAGCCTCGTTtgattaataaaaaatttccctTTGCTTCTATAtcgttttccttcattttttctgtgGGTTCATGcgtgtttatttgtttggatCCATCACGGTGGACCGACTAAAACAGATGTGTTTCGTCGTGTTGACTTTATTTTGGCCATGATTTGCAGATGCTTGGATTGAATCTCGAAAActtgagaaattaaatttggCCTTTCTTTAAAGGTAAACAAGACTTTGAAATCTCAAAGGAAAAGGTAAACTAGACATTTAAACCTCTCATCGGAAGGAGCCAACTAGATGTTGCAGCTGATGGACTGAGCGACGTAAATGCTCCGCTGCGTCTTTGAACATGGCCACACAATCCTTCAAGGCAAATACAACTCCTGGCTCGGCTATCTTTGCATACTTTACTTGGAGAAGTATTTAGCTGTTTCTGAGGGCTGCAAGTAAAACAATAACTATTAAGAGAGGAGTCGAGCTTAGGCCATGATGTTTTAAGGCCAAATCTGCTAAATCATGAGGGTTTTAAGATAGACTAATTGACAGCCCATTGGTATGTATGAAACAGCAGCAGTAGGAAATCCGCCTTTCACCTGTTCTGTTATGAAGGTAAACTTCATAAACATGAGCAGACAGATCATCTAAGACGCACAATTATTGCTAAAAAGAAGAACTTAACATAGTATTGCTAATATGATATCTAGTCACTGACAAAGATATAAGCAAGTAGAGATTTACAGGCAAGAAGTTTCTACTTTAGAAACAGAACATCTAGCTTAAAAACAAAGCATATAAATGAGATTACTTTCTAGTTCTAAACCAGCCTTATCCCTAATCGTTAAGCTCAAATGCTAGACATGGTTTGTCAAAGGTAGCAAGCACAAATAACAGAAAAGCTTGTTGAATAGCCCATTCAACAGCTTCCAGACATTTTGGAGCCGCAAATTTCAATTGCTCAAGCAGCAAATAAGTTTCCAAATAATTGAAGAAACTAAGCTAATCCCCCATATGTCACTTGTATCAGGCAGCAATTTGCTGTTTGATCATGAATACAATAATTGACATATCAATGATTTCATCAACGAGAATATTTATTGCAAACAGCTAATCATACCTCCTTTAAACTTCAACTAAAGAAACAGGATTGTAGCCCATAAACTTCTAGCAAACACCATTTTGATcaaattgcccaaaaaaaaaaaaaacccttagaACACATAGTATAACTTAAACGTATACCTtaaaattcccaaaaatcaaTCATATTGCAGAAACCTAGGTGTACTTGCAGAAAAATGGAATACATCCCAACATAAATGGGATggcaagaaatttgggtggggaacAAAAAGACAAAAGCGGCATATTGCAGGATACTGTTCTAAACAGACAAATGGgccaaaattcacagaaaaGAGAAGCCCCTTGGCGCCCACTCTACATCAATCCAACAAGTCACAACAGTTCCAAGGGCTAGAAGCCTATAAGttaaccaaaagaaaaatattttttgtctGGTCGACATTTTGTAATATGAAATGTACCCACATGTTGGGCTTgggtccttttttttctttttttttcaggtctcttctttgtttttccaTGAACAACAAAATTTCAAGGTTTCCATCGCCTCCATCTTCTTAGACAGCACGTTTACAAGAATATTATCAAGACCAATGTAGTATTAAATTTCAGTGTCATAGTACTTGATGTTGCTCTATTTTAGTACAATTTTACATGCAGATTACtataaattttgaaaaccatTTCCATTGAAAAGAGAGATACTTTTTAAAATTAAGCGCACGCACGTAGAATGAGTTAAAATAACTTGTGTTGGTAATTACTATGCAGATCCAAACCTCCCAAATTTACAGTTTATGACaaattgttttgttttgttttgtttttcttaagtATAATTGTACAGTTAAGAATATTTGTTTCACAGTTGTAGTGCAATTGGTAACTAGTATTGCAACTGCACACCTTGGAATATTTGTTCTTGTTTTAAGAATTTAGCAAATAATGTTTCAGACTTATTTCAGATCATGAGGAAAAGTATatagagtgtgtttggatacaagttttttttttttttttttgccaaattttattttcttacatcataattatatttttttaattatttttatactACGAATCGTCTTTTtgtctcacatacatcatatcacaaaaaaataTTACGAAATTATTAAAagtaaattttgcaaataatttcctatccaaacaaGCCCAATGGGTATATTCGTAGTTTGCTAGGATTTAAAAGGCCACAACTTTGAGAAGACCCATTAACTAATTAATATTAGTGATCGATTGTGGGGTTGTAATCTCCTATTTGTAAAATTGGGGGTCTCCAGTAATGGCTCCTCAGAGCTGGAGATCATATGCCCCACTATTCAGCTTAGAGCTTGGAGGTCTTTGTAATCCATGACCTGCTGTCCTCTATTAATTTCTGACTACAAAACTTGAACCCCTAAAGTCATGGATGATATCTACCCACCCAAACGAGCTATAATGTTTCTTGTATTGACCGTACACCACATGATAGTGCTTTTTCTAGAAACAAAACAAGAACTCTTAGTAACACATCTGGATAATAAAAACATATATCCcggaaaaaaaaacactaatgGGTCAACACATAGAGATGAAGGTTGAATATTATTTGGaaagaattttaaaaatctGATATTGTATCAGTTTTCTCTGATGTGaagtatgtaaaataaaaaggtaGATTAAAAGatgttaaaaaagaaaaaatactaCTAAATGTGTTTATGATTTAACATAAGAAATGTTTTCAAATTACTCTCGATACAAACATGTCGATTTCTTCTTATTTAAGCAATTTTCCCCCTTCTGTTTTGGTACCATGCATGCTGAAAGCATATCAATTGGAGGAAGCCAGGAGAAACTACAGATAGCCGACGTCAAAGAATTGTTGTAGGAAAaactaaggttgtgtttggattgcattttccgtcatttttcatggaaaaattactgtagcgatttgatatatgtgagggaaaaaggtaatagggaaatgtgatcacggaaaacgacaatattttccaacggaaacaagcaatccaagcatgGCCTAAGCATTTGCTTTGGAAGTAGTCAAATATTTGTTTCTGATAGCCAAAGTTTTAGTATTTACTTTTCAAGCAAGAGAAAGACGGGTTTCTCCTTTCTGGAGGATAGGGAGTTGGGACTGGAATTTGGGGGGGTTGGGTGACGACCTGGGCATTAGTCTGCCTATTACTCGGATTTGCATCCCAAATATGAAGTGATAAGGCCGCCACATTACTGTGTTTCTTAATCATACCTTGACTACagctcatcatcatcatcatcatctagtCAATAATACAAGATTAATATTTTAAGGATCCTTCTATTCTCATCTAGTAAATAATACAagattaatattttaaagtatCCTTCTCTTCTGTGCACTGGGGACTTATAGAATAAAAGATGgttttcaagttttttttttcaagtacaAGTGTAGTTTTGTTCTCAAAAAGGGCATACAATATTACAATAGTCGATGAATGGTTGGTTTACTGGTTAGGGTTAAGattctaaaacttaaaagttcTGAATtcaaattctatttttttttctcttcatttcttaaatctcacGCCTctcttgtgaaaaaaaaaaaatattttgtagTAGACTTGCTTTTGGTGTATAAAGTCCTGTGCCCtaatagaaattaaaaaaaaaaacacatattaTTAGTCTATTCATTgattaaatttcaatttgtagGGAGATACTGTCTAAGGATACTGATCAAGCACAGATATACGAAAGGAATGCGTGTATCTAGACTGAGGTGGACATTGAAGTAAAAAACCAGTGGTGCAAAGCAGTCCTTGGAGGCAAAGAGACTTCACAGCCTCACAATTTATGTACATACTAATATTCTAATGCTGGAGATGGCAACCCTCCATCTGCCCTTGGAATAAAATTTGGAATAATGAATGTATCCACGTCAAGCAATGACGCAATCTACAATTGCATGCAATCTGCTTCAACAGTTGCTTAAATGTCTACATACAATCGATAATTATAAGTAATTAATTAAGACGCTATGATATGGGTTTTTTTGTGGTCAATACTTAAAGAAGCGGACATACTCTGAATTCATGTTCTTAATGGAAATCTCAAATTCAAATTCTCTGACTTGTCATGTTCTTATgtgttttttttcctctttttgttTTGTGCCAATGGGTTATTCCTTGCCATTATTTTAACTTTTGTCCACACCAACCTAATTAACGTCTTTGATGTATGGTTTAGTGTATTAATCTTGAATTGTAGTTATCATAGTTTGGTAAAAAGGACTCCCTATTTAAGTGGATTGGCTTAAGAGATATTGCAAGAGTCTCAGAAGATCccacaaaagggaaaaaaaatgtatatttaaatcaaagtttggcaattagaAATCATTTTTTGCATTCTAAAAGTCAAATGTTGGTGATTAACTGGTAGGATTTTCCTTTGAATTCAAAAGATGCTCGAATGAACACGTCATATTATCCATTTACATCAATCCTAAACTAATGTCTAGGGAATCAAATTTCTttcgttctttctttttttttttttgaggtagtCTTTCCatgttttagaaaaatatacataaaattagagaaataaacaaataataagAAACTATTATgatttaccccaaaaaaaaaaatcattatcaCGACCATAAACTTTGAGAACTTCACCTGGCAACTCACCACAAAACCAATGAGCTTTGTCTACTAGTTTTGCTTTGTTTCCTCGGATGGACGAAGTTGAAAATTGAACGAACAACTGGCAAAGGGCTGTAGTCAGGAGCAATTTATTGTTTATCCGGAATATTTGGGTCAATCTTTTACTTTTTACAATTCTTTGTCTCCTTTGTAACTTTGGTCCATCATTTGGGTCAATTCTTGGAGTTATTGCAGCTCTAACTAAATCATATTTGGAGTCAGACAAAGCCCCACTCTACTATAAAGTCTGCGGGCTGAACCTAAGCCCGTTCAAAAAGTTTGCTAAGTACGACACCTATATTTCCCGTTTCTACACTGCAAGTAGGCGTTGAGAACAGGAGCAAATTTGGGGTATCAGGAGATTAGATTTTATCCATATTCATTTATTAGGTCAAGTATACATTAATCATATTATGTTACACAGCGAGTTTCCATATTTTGTGATGGACCAAATTATGTGTTAGtctgtttccttttctttctttctttctttctttttatcttttaaccaaaacaaaaagaagccAAGAATTGGATACAAGTGAGAAATCCCAAGTCAAATAAATCAGAAGATCTGTTCATGTAGCATGGTCCTTGCTATTTAATAAGGTCACGGGAGTACTGCATGTAATGGCGTGTTAGTAATATCCAACATGATCGAGATGTGTGATCTAGAATTGCAAGAGAAGAAGAGTGTTGAAATGTCATTCATCCTTCTCTAGAAGTATAAATTTGGATCTTGATTAGTATTACAATCATGCATAATTTTGAGATTGTTCTATGtcaaccatttttttttgtttgtgaaTATTTAGTTTGAATTGGTTCAGTTCCGATTATCACCACAGGTAAGGACGTGTTTCCGAAATCATAGGTCATTTACAGAAATTCTTACAAATCGTCCACCAATACAGTCCTTACTGGAATTTGAACACATGACCTTTTATGAGAAAATGACTTATTCGGAATCATAGCTCGCTTACAGAGTCCTTACAAATCGTCTACTAAAACAGCCCTTACATAAATAGCGCAATTCGGACACATaatattttgtgaaaaaaatgaGTTATCCTTGCCAACTTGTGTTGGCATTCTACGTCAACCATACGTGCCTTTTAGCACTTTTTCAATTGAGTTAACAATATCTGCTACTAGAACCATACATAACTTTAATACTTTATTTTGTGTTTGATGACTGATAGACTACCATAAGATggaaatttgatatttataaacAGGTGATCATACAAAAGTATAGATACTTTTGTGAAACTTTCGTGAAACTTTCCCGGAAATTGTTAACCGACTTACATGTACTATTCAAGACAATTAAAACCTGAACTTTTAATATCTATGAACAGTTGTCTGTGAAACTCCAGCTTTAAACTTTTTTGTGTTTAAGGTTCTTCCAACTAATTACTTTTCTCTCCATTGCTCTACAGGCATATTCTAGAATGCTATACCAAATCGTCAAACGTAAATTCCAAAAAAGGTCTCAAGTTCTAAAACCAGCAAAACCATGATTTGACATATATTGGACATTTGGCATAACTTACAAAGCCATTGCATTAATCCATCCATATCTTACCAAGTGGCAGAAGAAGAACTCACTTGCAAAACCTATTTACCAAACAGTGCATATCACTTCACCTAAGCTAACCAAAAAGGCCACTTTGCATCGTTTTCAAATTAAGGCCAGCTAATGTAACATTCACGAGTCTATTCTTGTATGTGTGGTCTAGGTAAATATGCATAATATAATATGTGTATATAATGCATACATACATATGGATGTCTGAAAATGTAATGGCTATGATGCATATGTTTGACATCAcatgtttggaaaattggaatgGTTTCTATATTCTTGTTTCTTTGTGATCCGTATATGTGCACGGAAGCATCATTTTTAGGGGTCAAAAAACTTAAGACATTGGTGGGATGTATATTTATACTTTTCAAACATTTCTTTCACTTGGATTAAAATGAaacttcattttcatttcctaAAACCCCATCTGCACGTTGAGAAACCAGCACAATTATAACGACGTGGTTTCACAATCAATTGGCGTGGCTTAGCCGCTTCCTGCAAAACCCAagattttcattcaaaaacaaacaTAAAACCCCTAAGATTCTCCACTGCTAATTAAAGTAGGTATCATTTTGCATGGCCGTGGCATTTTCATAAACTTAAGCGTGTTGAAAAATCTTGAAATACGTAAATTACTTTTTTACATGCAAATCACTTTTGTGTGCCCCTCAACCAGCCAAgtttttgcctatataaaggacCTCATTTAGGCATCCTTTACACAATCATCATCCAAAGATACCAATTAATAGTTCATAGCAAGCAAAAAATTGATTTTGCATGGATAAGCTAGCTATCTTTGCGCTCTTTagttttcatatttttgttGCATCATTTGGGGTGGCAAATGCTGCAACATCATCATCCTTTTGTAGCCAAACCCCCTATCCAGACCTGTGCAATTCTCTCTCAATTAACACAATGTCACCTCAAACTTCCTTCAATGTTCGTGATGCTGCCCTTAAGTTCACTCTCTCCCAGGCTCAATATGTCCAAAAGCTCCTCTCAACCATGGATTTGAGTTCTCTCAATCAGCTAGGCAAGTCTGCTTGGGCTGATTGTGTAGAACTCTATGAAGATAGCATTGATAACCTCAATCGTGCTATTACTTCTGCCAATCCTACCAAATTGGATGATGCTCAAACATGGTTAAGCGCTGCTATTGCAAATCATCAAACCTGCCAAAATGGCTTTCTTGATTTCCAATTGTCTTCAAATTTGCAATCCTTCCCATTTCTTGTGAACAGCACCTTCTCAAAGCACCTTAGCAATTCACTTGCCATCAACAAGGCTGCTTTATCAGCAGCTGCTGCACATTCCAGCACTCAACAAATCAAAGGCAGGCGATTGCTGAGTTCTAATGGCTTCCCAGAATGGCTTTCTGTTGGTGATCGTAAGCTTCTTCAATCATCCGGTGGACCAACAAAAGCTGATATCACTGTAGCCCAAGATGGTTCTGGCAACTACAAAACCATTGCTGAAGCTTTGGCTGCTGCTAAGGGGAAGGGTGGCAGAGTTGTTATATACGTTAAACAAGgcatttacaaagaaaatgtcGTGGTAACCATGAAGAATATAATGTTCATAGGAGATGGAATCGATGCTACAGTTGTTACAGGCAACAAAAATGTTCAAGATGGCTCAACAACTTTTCGATCAGCAACATTCGGTGAGTTCATCATAAAGGTTTTCATCATTCAAAGTCCCACTGAAACTCAAAAATAGCAAATTTAAACATTCAATCAACAAAAAATCACTACATCAGTCATTGTTCCACGTAGACTTCTATTTGTCACATTCATTaaccttttcctcttttccatTAAGATGATTGACATAAAAATCAACATTTAAGTCActatttcttctcctttttatttCATTGGAGGATTCTTCTAATCCTCTTCCAGTTACAATTGAACGTTTGGAACTCAGCAATTTGCATATAGCATGAAAAGTAACTTGTCAAACATCCATGCACAATATTTTCGTCTCAACTCACGAGACAACCAATCCAAGTCGTTACGCTCTGGTGTCAAAACCCAATAttaacaaatatttttgtagtcaACTTGAGCATTAACTTAAGTTATCTTTTGTTGCAAATGTCAACAGCAGAGAACTTCTGCAATTGTTCTTCATTCAAAGAGATAATTGACAtcttattatattatatatacccTACTCTACTTTTATCATAATTTTCACACTAGTTTATCCTTCGAGGAAATAACTGACATCTCATTATGAAACAACAATATACTTAATGTATACACTTTCTCCACAGCTATTACTGGAAGTGGATTCATTGCTCGAGATATGACATTTGAAAATACGGCTGGACCTCAAAAACACCAAGCAGTTGCTCTGCGCTCAGGGTCAGACTTGTCAGTTTTCTATAGATGCAGCTTCAAAGGCTATCAAGATACCCTCTATGTGTATGCCCAACGCCAATTCTATCGCGATTGCGATGTGTATGGAACCCAAGACTTCGTCTTTGGAGATGCAATAGTTGTCTTTCAAAACTGCAATTTTAACCTAAGAAGGCCACTAGGTAATCAAATGAACACTCTCACAGCCCAAGCAAGAACTGATCCTAATGAAAATACTGGAATAATTATCCATAACTCACGAATCACTGCAGCTTCAGACTTGAAATCAGTTCAGGGTTCAATCAGGAGTTATCTTGGAAGGCCATGGCAAAAGTATTCAAGGACTGTAATCATGACAACTTCCATAGATAACGTGATTGATCCAGCAGGTTGGCTTCCATGGAGTGGCAACTTTGCTCTAAGTACACTTTACTATGCTGAGTATATGAACTCTGGACCTGGTGCAGCAACTGGCGGAAGGGTAAAATGGGGGGGATTTCATATTTTAACAAGTCCTGCagaagctggaaaattttctgtcGGAAACTTCTTGGCCGGAAATTCATGGATTCCAGGAACTGGAGTGCCTTTCACATCAGGCCTGTAAAATAAACTAAAGTCACGTCTATTCCTTTTTTCATTAAGCTATTACTGAAAGGTATTGTCATTGTCAATTTATCAGAACAAGATTACTAGACTAGCATATCGATTTCATGCAATTGTTAATAGTATAAGTTTGCTCTGGTTTAGCTGTATAGATGGTGTGCCAAAGGCTCCTTGTAACATAGAATGAAAATCAACAAATAAAATTGCAACTTTTGCTTAATTTGTTTCATTATCATTGTGGATATATGATGTGCTGAATGGGACATAAACAAAGACTGTGCCCACAATAACAAAAACCTATCAGGAGAGCAACCATAGCATTATAAAAGAAAGGCAACAGTTCAACCAGTAATCATCcaaatttttgtgagttgactTTAAATCTTAAAAGCCAGCCATGAGAAAATTATTAATCTATCATTCGGGACTTGCATTCGTCTATGCCAGTGAACACTGGGCATCTTAAAAGAAAGTATTGACTATTCTCagtctccatttttttttccttcttttacgTAAAACTGTGATTTTCGTGAATAGCACACTGAATCTAATCCAAACTAACTTTAAAAATGCGCAGACTGACTCTAATCCAAAAGAACTCTATTTTATTGTAGAGTCTccattttttcttgtttctctGTCT from the Coffea arabica cultivar ET-39 chromosome 11e, Coffea Arabica ET-39 HiFi, whole genome shotgun sequence genome contains:
- the LOC113718774 gene encoding pectinesterase-like, which produces MDKLAIFALFSFHIFVASFGVANAATSSSFCSQTPYPDLCNSLSINTMSPQTSFNVRDAALKFTLSQAQYVQKLLSTMDLSSLNQLGKSAWADCVELYEDSIDNLNRAITSANPTKLDDAQTWLSAAIANHQTCQNGFLDFQLSSNLQSFPFLVNSTFSKHLSNSLAINKAALSAAAAHSSTQQIKGRRLLSSNGFPEWLSVGDRKLLQSSGGPTKADITVAQDGSGNYKTIAEALAAAKGKGGRVVIYVKQGIYKENVVVTMKNIMFIGDGIDATVVTGNKNVQDGSTTFRSATFAITGSGFIARDMTFENTAGPQKHQAVALRSGSDLSVFYRCSFKGYQDTLYVYAQRQFYRDCDVYGTQDFVFGDAIVVFQNCNFNLRRPLGNQMNTLTAQARTDPNENTGIIIHNSRITAASDLKSVQGSIRSYLGRPWQKYSRTVIMTTSIDNVIDPAGWLPWSGNFALSTLYYAEYMNSGPGAATGGRVKWGGFHILTSPAEAGKFSVGNFLAGNSWIPGTGVPFTSGL